The Enterococcus rotai genome includes a window with the following:
- a CDS encoding ATP-dependent Clp protease proteolytic subunit, translated as MNYLDENEETEEKQQPNAFMKKLFEERTILIYGEINQDLAREVTSQLLLLAAMGDEPIKIFINSQGGHVEAGDTIHDMIKFVKPEVIVIGTGWVASAGITIYLAAEANNRYSLPNTRYMIHQPAGGVQGQSTEIQIEAKEIIRMRERVNRLIAEATGQTYEKIAKDTDRNFWMSADEAKDYGMISKIIQTSDEIK; from the coding sequence ATGAACTATTTAGATGAAAATGAAGAAACAGAAGAAAAACAACAACCAAATGCGTTTATGAAAAAATTGTTTGAAGAGCGAACAATTTTGATTTACGGAGAAATCAATCAAGATTTAGCACGAGAAGTAACATCTCAATTATTGTTGCTAGCTGCAATGGGTGATGAGCCTATCAAAATCTTTATCAATAGCCAAGGCGGACATGTTGAAGCGGGAGATACGATTCATGACATGATCAAATTTGTAAAACCAGAAGTGATCGTGATCGGAACTGGTTGGGTTGCAAGTGCTGGTATTACGATTTACTTAGCCGCTGAAGCGAATAATCGTTATAGCTTACCAAATACTCGCTATATGATCCATCAGCCTGCTGGTGGCGTTCAAGGACAAAGCACAGAAATTCAAATCGAAGCGAAAGAAATCATTCGTATGCGCGAACGTGTGAACCGTTTGATAGCTGAAGCAACTGGACAAACATATGAAAAAATTGCCAAAGATACAGACCGTAATTTCTGGATGTCTGCTGATGAAGCAAAAGATTATGGCATGATTTCTAAAATCATCCAAACAAGTGATGAAATCAAATAA